One Paenibacillus sp. FSL H7-0737 DNA segment encodes these proteins:
- a CDS encoding phosphatidate cytidylyltransferase — translation MKQRLITGIVAGALFLGLCVLGNWPYQLLLTAMAFIGFYEFVKMIGIPALSGSTVLGYAAILSFMIPWNLLGISAPLSWEQGIWILLLLFLLVTVFTKNKLDIRVTALLFTGIVYIGMGFSYMAMARASDDGHGLFWTFLLLFCIWGSDAGAYFVGRSMGKNKLWPAISPNKTVEGAVGGVLISMLIAIVFAIFAPEHLAIGRALLIGLSCAVLGQLGDLVQSAYKRAYGIKDSGTLLPGHGGILDRCDSWIIVFPFVHILTLMPYY, via the coding sequence TTGAAGCAGCGATTGATTACCGGAATTGTTGCCGGAGCACTATTTTTAGGCTTATGCGTGTTGGGAAACTGGCCATACCAGTTGTTACTTACTGCCATGGCTTTTATCGGGTTTTATGAATTTGTGAAAATGATAGGGATACCTGCGCTTTCCGGTTCTACCGTTCTTGGTTATGCAGCCATTCTAAGTTTTATGATCCCTTGGAATTTGCTTGGGATCTCTGCACCCTTATCGTGGGAACAAGGAATTTGGATTCTGCTGCTGTTGTTCCTTTTAGTTACAGTTTTTACTAAAAATAAATTAGATATTCGAGTAACAGCCTTGCTGTTTACTGGTATAGTATACATTGGAATGGGTTTTTCTTATATGGCCATGGCTCGTGCATCGGATGACGGACATGGTTTGTTCTGGACTTTTTTACTCCTTTTCTGCATTTGGGGTAGTGATGCCGGGGCTTACTTTGTTGGAAGAAGCATGGGTAAGAACAAACTTTGGCCTGCCATCAGTCCCAACAAAACGGTGGAAGGTGCAGTAGGTGGGGTACTGATCTCGATGCTAATCGCGATCGTGTTTGCAATATTTGCTCCTGAACATCTAGCGATAGGACGAGCGCTACTTATAGGGCTTTCTTGTGCGGTCTTGGGTCAGCTTGGTGATCTTGTGCAATCTGCCTATAAACGTGCGTATGGTATCAAAGATTCAGGCACACTTCTGCCAGGTCACGGTGGTATTCTTGATCGATGTGACAGCTGGATTATCGTATTTCCATTCGTACATATCCTAACGCTCATGCCTTACTATTAA
- a CDS encoding PolC-type DNA polymerase III: MEQNQERRKRFELLMKQGEIPPAIMDPYFLDGYIERVEISRGNRDWQIVIAKESLVPAQVYRTFCLRMREKLQHIAKVSFLFVYDQKVSRAELVQEYWGLFLEWVTREIPSVNGWLTRSTQELKDDTLMLTMSDSTSMELARKKGIDGAIIKFYDKYFGLSLKVKVLMAENENNNVEAYEEFQQKLQQEQREIVEQMMTAVESEAPADDSDPNEVIKLQVGYEIKEQAVPILEIQDEEKKITIQGTIFGLDRKELRNGSTLFTFSLTDFTDSLQMKMFAKTKDDLKVMSQLANGKWVRARGKVEYDRFMQIPELVMIPSDLTEVKAPPARKDTAPKKRVEFHLHTTMSTMDAVTPITTYVKTAAQWGHPAIAISDHGGVQAFPDANHAAHKHKIKMIYGVEANVVNDSVNIVENAQPLDLKTATYVVFDIETTGLSITRNNITELAAIKMCEGKEVDRYSTFVNPHEKIPYHIQQLTNITDEMVKDAPDLEPVLRKFVEFVGDSILVAHNARFDMGFIQASLRKIGEPVLPNPSLDTLELARLLYPSMKNHRLNTLADKYKVLLESHHRAIDDTIALGGILTGLLADAEKMKGMTRLDRLNDYVGNDLSNTRPFHCNIYALNQVGKKNLYKLISMSHTEYFKRVPCIPKSKLEEHRDGLLVISGCERGEFFEAVLNKTTEEAMEVAHFYDVLEIQPLTMYMHLVDKGFVAGPDELRDVVRKVCEIGEQLNKPVIATGNVHYLEPRDKLYRDITINGITGFSPLKDQRKPDAHFRTTDEMLSEFEFLGAEKAMEVVVTNTVELAERFEELELFPDKLFTPILEGADEEIRETCYNTAKSIYGEELPEVVIARLEKELAPIIKFGFSANYLISERLVKKSNRDGYLVGSRGSVGSSVVATFLGISEVNPLPAHYICLNPECRHSEWFLDGSVRSGFDLPDKVCPDCGQKLKGEGQDIPFETFLGFKGDKVPDIDLNFSGEYQPNAHNFTKEMFGEKNVFRAGTIGTVAEKTAFGFAKKYEELHQKRWRGAEVGRLAAGCTGVKRSTGQHPGGIVVVPDYMEVEDITPVQFPADDVNAEWKTTHFDYHAFDANLLKLDILGHDDPTMMRMLQDLTGVDPTSIPMNDPKVMSMFNSTDALGVRPDEIRSPVATYGVPEMGTKFVRQMLIESKPSSFADLLQISGLSHGTGVWLGNAQELIKNNTCNIKTVIGCRDDIMLFLIYKAGMDASLAFKITESVRKGKGLSDEWIEEMKKCKVPQWYIDSCLKIQYMFPKAHAAAYVISAVRTAYFKLYHPIEYYATYFSVRAADFDIELCCKGYEAINRQIVEIEQKGFQALPKEKAMLPVLEMALEMTARGFTFKNIDLYRSEANKFIVDDKSLIPPFSALAGIGENAAINIAAAKDAGEFLSIEDFQQKSKASKTVIELLTNMGCFRGLPESNQLSLF, encoded by the coding sequence ATGGAACAAAACCAGGAGAGAAGAAAAAGATTCGAGCTCTTGATGAAGCAAGGTGAAATTCCACCTGCAATTATGGATCCCTACTTTTTAGATGGATATATAGAACGAGTAGAGATCAGCCGTGGTAACCGAGACTGGCAAATTGTGATTGCGAAAGAAAGTCTGGTTCCAGCGCAGGTATACCGGACATTTTGCCTCAGAATGCGCGAGAAGCTACAGCATATAGCCAAAGTAAGCTTTTTATTCGTATATGATCAAAAAGTTAGTAGAGCAGAGCTAGTCCAAGAATATTGGGGATTGTTTCTGGAGTGGGTGACTCGCGAGATCCCTTCGGTTAATGGCTGGCTGACACGTTCTACCCAAGAGCTTAAAGATGACACTTTAATGCTGACGATGAGTGACTCCACTTCTATGGAGCTGGCTCGTAAAAAAGGCATCGATGGGGCAATTATTAAATTTTATGATAAGTATTTCGGTCTCTCCTTAAAAGTTAAAGTGCTAATGGCAGAGAACGAAAATAATAATGTTGAAGCATACGAAGAATTTCAACAAAAGCTTCAGCAAGAACAACGCGAGATCGTTGAGCAGATGATGACTGCTGTAGAATCAGAAGCTCCTGCTGATGATAGCGATCCTAATGAAGTAATTAAGCTTCAAGTGGGGTATGAAATTAAGGAACAGGCTGTGCCGATTCTTGAAATTCAAGATGAAGAGAAGAAAATTACAATTCAGGGTACCATTTTTGGTCTGGATCGTAAGGAACTTCGCAATGGTAGTACCTTGTTCACCTTCAGTTTGACCGATTTTACGGATTCTCTACAAATGAAGATGTTCGCGAAGACTAAAGATGATCTGAAGGTTATGAGTCAGCTAGCAAACGGTAAATGGGTAAGAGCACGCGGAAAAGTTGAATATGACCGTTTTATGCAGATTCCTGAGCTAGTGATGATCCCTTCGGATTTAACGGAAGTTAAGGCACCGCCTGCGCGTAAAGATACGGCTCCTAAGAAACGGGTGGAATTCCACCTTCACACTACGATGAGTACGATGGATGCGGTCACTCCGATCACTACCTATGTCAAAACAGCTGCCCAGTGGGGGCATCCTGCGATTGCTATTTCTGATCATGGCGGAGTTCAGGCTTTTCCTGATGCGAACCATGCAGCTCATAAGCATAAGATAAAAATGATTTATGGCGTGGAAGCCAATGTTGTGAATGACTCTGTGAATATTGTCGAGAATGCTCAGCCTTTGGACTTGAAGACAGCTACCTATGTAGTGTTTGATATAGAGACCACTGGATTATCGATTACCCGCAATAATATTACGGAGCTGGCGGCCATTAAAATGTGCGAAGGCAAAGAAGTAGACCGTTATTCTACTTTTGTTAATCCGCATGAGAAGATCCCTTATCATATTCAGCAATTGACCAATATTACGGATGAAATGGTTAAGGATGCTCCTGATCTTGAGCCAGTGCTGCGTAAGTTTGTTGAATTTGTGGGTGACAGTATCCTTGTTGCTCATAACGCCAGATTTGATATGGGTTTTATTCAGGCCTCGTTACGTAAAATAGGTGAACCTGTGCTTCCGAATCCATCTCTTGATACGCTTGAGCTCGCTCGGTTACTATATCCAAGCATGAAGAATCACAGGCTGAACACATTAGCCGATAAATATAAAGTTCTTCTGGAAAGCCATCACCGTGCGATTGATGATACCATAGCGCTCGGCGGTATATTAACGGGATTGCTCGCAGATGCTGAAAAGATGAAGGGCATGACCCGCCTTGATCGACTAAACGATTATGTGGGTAATGATCTTTCGAACACAAGACCGTTCCACTGTAATATTTATGCACTTAATCAAGTAGGCAAAAAAAATCTCTATAAGCTCATTTCCATGTCACATACGGAATATTTCAAACGTGTACCTTGTATTCCGAAATCCAAGCTGGAAGAGCATAGAGATGGACTGCTCGTGATTTCCGGTTGTGAACGTGGAGAGTTTTTTGAAGCAGTACTCAACAAAACGACTGAGGAAGCCATGGAGGTTGCTCATTTTTATGATGTGCTGGAGATTCAGCCATTGACCATGTACATGCACTTGGTGGACAAGGGCTTTGTAGCAGGCCCTGATGAGCTTCGCGATGTAGTCCGCAAGGTTTGCGAAATAGGGGAACAGTTGAATAAACCTGTTATCGCAACGGGGAATGTGCATTATCTTGAACCCCGGGACAAGCTGTATCGTGATATTACGATTAATGGGATCACAGGCTTTAGTCCGCTTAAAGACCAACGCAAACCGGATGCACACTTCCGCACAACGGATGAAATGCTGTCTGAATTCGAATTTCTCGGTGCTGAAAAAGCGATGGAAGTCGTGGTTACGAATACAGTTGAGCTGGCAGAACGTTTTGAAGAGCTGGAGCTATTTCCAGATAAGCTATTTACACCAATTCTTGAAGGGGCGGACGAAGAAATTCGCGAGACCTGTTATAACACTGCCAAATCCATTTATGGCGAAGAACTACCTGAAGTAGTTATTGCCCGTTTGGAGAAAGAGCTTGCACCGATTATTAAATTCGGGTTCTCTGCCAACTATTTGATTTCTGAACGTCTCGTTAAAAAATCAAATCGAGATGGATATCTCGTAGGTTCGCGGGGTTCTGTAGGCTCTTCTGTAGTAGCTACATTTCTTGGAATTTCAGAAGTTAATCCTTTGCCTGCGCATTATATTTGCCTAAACCCTGAGTGTCGCCATAGTGAATGGTTCCTGGACGGTAGTGTGCGGAGCGGATTCGATTTACCAGATAAAGTTTGCCCGGATTGCGGTCAGAAGCTCAAAGGTGAAGGCCAGGATATTCCGTTCGAGACCTTCCTTGGATTTAAAGGGGATAAAGTTCCCGATATCGACTTGAACTTCTCAGGGGAATATCAGCCGAATGCACATAACTTTACCAAAGAAATGTTTGGTGAGAAAAATGTATTCCGTGCCGGAACGATTGGTACCGTGGCTGAGAAGACAGCTTTCGGATTTGCAAAAAAATACGAAGAACTTCACCAGAAACGTTGGCGTGGAGCTGAAGTTGGCCGTCTGGCGGCCGGTTGTACAGGCGTTAAACGTAGTACGGGACAGCATCCTGGTGGTATAGTCGTTGTTCCAGACTATATGGAGGTAGAAGATATTACGCCAGTACAATTCCCGGCGGATGATGTCAATGCCGAATGGAAGACCACACACTTTGATTATCACGCTTTTGATGCGAATTTGCTGAAGCTTGATATTCTGGGTCATGATGATCCGACGATGATGCGGATGCTTCAGGATTTGACAGGTGTTGATCCAACTTCTATCCCGATGAATGATCCGAAAGTAATGAGCATGTTTAACTCTACAGATGCACTTGGAGTAAGACCTGACGAAATCAGATCACCGGTTGCGACCTATGGTGTGCCCGAAATGGGTACCAAGTTCGTACGTCAAATGCTTATTGAGTCGAAACCATCCAGCTTTGCTGACTTACTGCAAATATCAGGTTTGTCTCATGGTACTGGAGTTTGGCTTGGTAACGCGCAAGAGCTTATAAAGAATAACACTTGTAACATTAAGACCGTTATCGGTTGTCGGGATGACATCATGCTCTTCTTAATTTATAAAGCGGGAATGGATGCGAGCTTGGCCTTTAAAATTACCGAGAGTGTTCGTAAAGGTAAAGGTTTATCTGACGAATGGATCGAGGAAATGAAAAAGTGCAAGGTTCCCCAATGGTATATTGATTCTTGTCTGAAGATTCAATACATGTTCCCGAAGGCGCATGCTGCTGCATACGTAATTTCTGCAGTACGTACCGCCTACTTCAAGCTGTATCATCCTATTGAATATTATGCGACTTATTTCTCTGTACGTGCAGCAGATTTTGATATTGAATTGTGCTGTAAGGGATATGAAGCGATCAACCGTCAGATCGTAGAAATTGAGCAAAAAGGATTTCAAGCTTTGCCAAAGGAAAAGGCTATGTTGCCTGTCCTTGAGATGGCTTTGGAGATGACGGCACGTGGGTTTACATTCAAAAACATTGATCTTTACCGTTCGGAAGCGAATAAGTTTATTGTTGATGACAAGAGTTTGATTCCTCCGTTTTCCGCATTAGCGGGAATTGGTGAGAATGCTGCTATCAACATAGCCGCTGCGAAAGATGCCGGGGAATTCCTTTCTATTGAGGATTTCCAGCAAAAATCCAAGGCGAGTAAGACAGTTATTGAGCTGCTAACCAATATGGGCTGCTTCCGCGGCCTACCGGAGAGCAATCAACTTTCCCTATTTTAA
- a CDS encoding isoprenyl transferase, which translates to MIKRVQAWLSRKDRQQPVEISPDNIPRHVAVIMDGNGRWAKRRGLPRVVGHQNGMKAVKRATIAADELGVEFLTMYAFSTENWKRPKEEVDYLMRLPVEFLAIELDELIEKNVQVRMMGDTDALPSYTRKAMEEAVSRTQGNTGLILNFALNYGGRKEIEDCMRSIGKDIQSGALSPEDITTDLIDSRMLSGGLPDPDLLIRTSGEMRLSNFMLWQLAYSELWFTDVYWPEFDKEHLHQAVAEYQRRTRRYGGLK; encoded by the coding sequence ATGATCAAACGGGTTCAAGCGTGGCTGAGCCGTAAAGACAGGCAACAGCCAGTCGAGATTTCACCGGATAACATTCCCCGGCACGTGGCTGTTATTATGGACGGCAATGGGCGTTGGGCTAAGCGTCGCGGGTTGCCGCGCGTTGTGGGTCATCAGAATGGCATGAAGGCTGTTAAACGTGCTACAATCGCTGCAGACGAACTGGGTGTTGAGTTTTTGACGATGTATGCGTTCTCGACAGAAAATTGGAAACGACCAAAGGAAGAAGTCGATTATCTGATGCGCTTGCCAGTGGAGTTTCTAGCCATTGAGCTTGATGAACTGATTGAGAAGAATGTCCAAGTACGTATGATGGGGGATACTGATGCATTACCTTCATATACACGTAAGGCTATGGAAGAAGCGGTTTCCCGAACACAGGGCAATACTGGACTTATATTGAATTTTGCTCTTAATTATGGGGGACGTAAAGAAATTGAGGACTGCATGCGCAGCATTGGTAAGGACATCCAATCAGGGGCTTTGTCACCGGAAGATATTACGACTGATCTAATCGATAGCCGAATGTTATCTGGTGGGTTACCAGATCCGGATTTGCTTATACGTACAAGCGGAGAAATGCGACTTAGCAATTTCATGCTATGGCAGCTTGCTTATAGTGAGCTGTGGTTTACTGATGTGTATTGGCCTGAATTTGATAAGGAGCATTTGCATCAGGCAGTTGCTGAATATCAACGCCGTACACGCCGTTATGGTGGACTGAAGTAG
- a CDS encoding 1-deoxy-D-xylulose-5-phosphate reductoisomerase, with translation MKKISVLGSTGSIGTQTLDVIAMHPDSFQVDGLAAGTNTALLLEQVRRFNPRRVSVATKELADEIRSSLPSGIQLYSGNEGLVEVAAGGDAEMVVTAVMGSVGLQSTLAAIEAGKHIGLANKETLVTAGHLVTDLANRKGVKLLPIDSEHSAIFQCLNGENLADIACITLTASGGSFRDFTRDQLKNVTVEDALRHPNWSMGAKITIDSATMVNKGLEVIEAHWLFGLPYEQVNVLLHPESIIHSYVEFRDSSIIAQLGNPDMRVPIQYALTYPERWESPAQRLSLAEVGRLTFREMDYERFPALKLAMDCGKAGGTATTAFNAANEIAVARFLSHEIPFLRIEEIIGEVLHRHINEDNPNLEQIESCDKRVRELAATL, from the coding sequence ATGAAAAAAATAAGTGTTCTTGGTTCCACAGGTTCGATCGGCACTCAGACTCTAGATGTCATCGCTATGCACCCAGACTCTTTTCAAGTAGATGGCTTGGCAGCTGGAACGAATACAGCGTTATTGCTGGAACAAGTCCGTCGGTTTAATCCTCGTCGTGTTTCTGTTGCAACAAAGGAGTTGGCAGATGAGATTAGATCCAGTCTGCCTTCTGGCATACAGCTATACAGCGGGAATGAAGGTCTTGTTGAGGTGGCAGCTGGTGGAGATGCCGAAATGGTCGTAACGGCTGTTATGGGTAGTGTAGGCCTCCAATCCACGTTAGCTGCGATCGAAGCAGGCAAACATATTGGACTAGCTAATAAAGAGACTTTGGTAACGGCAGGACACCTCGTCACTGATCTAGCTAATCGTAAGGGTGTTAAGTTGTTACCTATTGATAGCGAGCATTCTGCTATTTTTCAGTGCTTAAATGGTGAGAATCTCGCGGATATTGCTTGCATCACTTTAACGGCTTCTGGTGGATCCTTCCGGGATTTCACTCGTGATCAACTCAAGAATGTAACAGTAGAAGATGCACTTCGTCATCCGAATTGGAGCATGGGCGCGAAAATCACGATTGATTCTGCTACAATGGTGAATAAAGGGCTTGAGGTGATTGAAGCGCATTGGTTATTTGGTCTACCTTATGAACAAGTAAATGTACTTTTGCATCCAGAGAGTATCATTCACTCATATGTGGAGTTCCGCGATAGCAGTATTATTGCTCAGCTTGGTAATCCCGATATGCGTGTCCCGATTCAATATGCGCTCACGTATCCCGAACGCTGGGAATCGCCGGCACAGCGTTTGTCGTTAGCTGAAGTTGGACGTTTGACTTTCCGAGAAATGGACTATGAACGATTCCCTGCGCTTAAGCTAGCCATGGATTGTGGAAAAGCTGGAGGGACAGCTACTACTGCTTTTAATGCTGCGAATGAAATTGCTGTTGCTCGTTTCTTGAGTCATGAGATCCCATTCCTGCGCATTGAGGAGATCATCGGGGAAGTGCTGCATCGTCATATTAACGAGGACAATCCGAATTTGGAACAAATTGAATCCTGTGATAAGCGTGTTCGTGAGCTGGCAGCAACGCTGTAG
- the proS gene encoding proline--tRNA ligase: protein MAKDKQFVTEITPQSEDFSRWYIDVIKKGDLMDYSPVRGCIVFKPEGYEIWEHIQEEMNRRLKETGHRNAYFPVFIPESFFQKEKDHIEGFNPELPWVTEAGGDVLEERLAVRPTSETMFGHMYSKWIQSYRDLPVLINQWANVVRWEKRTLPFIRTTEFLWQEGHTAHENEAEAREETMKMLDNYRDFAETFLAIPVITGQKTPSERFAGAVDTYSIEAMMKDGRAVQAATSHYLGTKFATAFEIQYLSRDNNLEYVHTTSWGSTTRLIGSLIMVHGDDRGLVLPPKVAPTQVIMIPIGPPKTREAVIGRTDELFKELKNAGVRVRVDDRSDVTPGWKFNEYEMRGIPVRLELGPRDMENGVCVIVSRVTGEKKVIQQENLVEEVQAMLEQVHNEMFERALKFREDHFYSVDSLEEMKASMEEKRGFALAGWCGSEECESKVKEETGAGSRNIPFDPAEKKQVCICCGKPAEHTVVFAKAY from the coding sequence ATGGCAAAAGATAAGCAATTCGTTACGGAAATCACGCCGCAAAGCGAGGATTTCTCACGCTGGTATATTGATGTTATAAAAAAAGGAGACTTGATGGACTACTCTCCTGTTCGTGGCTGTATCGTATTTAAGCCAGAGGGCTATGAAATATGGGAGCATATTCAGGAGGAAATGAACCGTCGCCTCAAGGAAACTGGGCATCGTAATGCTTATTTTCCAGTGTTCATTCCAGAGAGTTTCTTTCAAAAGGAAAAGGATCATATTGAAGGCTTTAATCCCGAACTGCCATGGGTAACTGAGGCTGGTGGAGACGTGCTTGAAGAACGTCTGGCTGTCCGTCCTACTTCTGAGACCATGTTCGGGCACATGTATTCCAAATGGATTCAGTCCTATCGTGACCTTCCTGTACTTATCAATCAATGGGCGAACGTGGTTCGTTGGGAGAAGCGTACTTTACCATTTATCCGCACTACTGAGTTTCTTTGGCAAGAAGGGCATACTGCGCATGAGAATGAAGCCGAAGCTCGTGAAGAAACCATGAAGATGCTGGATAACTACCGTGATTTTGCCGAGACATTCCTTGCCATTCCGGTGATCACTGGACAAAAGACACCTTCCGAGCGTTTTGCTGGTGCAGTAGATACGTATTCTATTGAAGCGATGATGAAAGATGGACGTGCTGTTCAGGCTGCTACCTCACATTACTTGGGTACCAAGTTTGCAACAGCATTTGAGATCCAGTATTTGAGCCGCGACAATAATTTAGAATATGTGCATACGACCTCATGGGGATCCACTACACGCTTGATTGGTTCGCTGATTATGGTACATGGCGATGACCGTGGTCTTGTTCTGCCACCTAAGGTAGCGCCAACTCAAGTGATTATGATTCCGATCGGACCTCCTAAAACTCGTGAAGCCGTGATTGGACGGACAGACGAGCTGTTCAAGGAGCTGAAGAACGCAGGTGTTCGTGTACGTGTGGATGATCGTTCGGATGTAACGCCAGGTTGGAAGTTCAATGAATATGAAATGCGCGGTATACCTGTGCGCTTGGAGCTTGGACCACGCGATATGGAGAATGGCGTTTGCGTTATCGTATCCCGTGTCACAGGTGAGAAGAAGGTAATTCAGCAGGAGAACCTTGTTGAAGAGGTACAAGCAATGCTCGAGCAGGTTCATAATGAAATGTTCGAACGTGCCCTGAAATTCCGTGAGGACCATTTCTATTCTGTAGATTCCTTGGAAGAAATGAAAGCTTCAATGGAAGAAAAACGCGGCTTTGCACTAGCTGGCTGGTGTGGTTCCGAAGAATGCGAGTCCAAAGTTAAGGAAGAGACAGGTGCGGGTAGCCGTAACATTCCTTTCGATCCGGCGGAGAAGAAACAAGTCTGCATTTGCTGTGGTAAACCAGCTGAGCATACTGTGGTTTTTGCAAAGGCATATTAA
- the frr gene encoding ribosome recycling factor: MPQSVKKNAEERMEKAISSLKRDLATLRAGRATTSLLDRIQVEYYGSPTPINQLANISTPDSRTLLIQPWDKTSMSDIERAIMKSDIGLTPANDGTIIRLSIPPLTEERRTDLVKLTKKFGEEAKVAIRNIRRDANDDIKKMEKNGISEDESRGHQEDIQKTTDKFIAEVDKVLVSKEKEIMEV; this comes from the coding sequence ATGCCACAATCGGTCAAAAAAAATGCCGAAGAGCGTATGGAAAAAGCGATTTCATCGCTGAAACGTGACTTGGCAACATTGCGTGCAGGACGTGCAACAACATCACTGCTAGATCGCATTCAAGTTGAATATTATGGTTCCCCAACTCCAATCAATCAGCTGGCGAACATCAGTACTCCGGATTCCCGGACACTGTTAATCCAGCCGTGGGACAAAACATCGATGTCTGACATTGAACGGGCGATTATGAAATCGGATATCGGTTTGACGCCTGCTAATGACGGCACAATCATTCGTCTTTCTATCCCTCCGCTGACTGAAGAACGTCGGACGGATTTGGTGAAATTGACGAAGAAATTTGGTGAAGAAGCGAAAGTAGCGATCCGCAACATTCGCCGTGATGCTAACGATGATATTAAGAAGATGGAGAAAAACGGTATCTCGGAAGATGAGTCCCGTGGCCATCAGGAAGACATTCAAAAGACAACGGATAAGTTCATAGCCGAGGTCGACAAAGTGCTTGTATCCAAAGAAAAAGAGATTATGGAAGTATAA
- the rseP gene encoding RIP metalloprotease RseP, producing the protein MEMVQVVLLTVLMFFVLVTVHEWGHYYFAKRAGILVREFAIGFGPKLFSYKRNETQFTLRLLPFGGYARMAGEDPEIIEIGSGQTIAVRLGQDNKVKNIYLDALDTRKNVIRGEALHTDLENDLQIRLDVDGEVTTYDVHPQAMMIKGTQQTQIAPKDRQFGSKTVGQRALAIVAGPVMNFLLAFVLFAIHLQMVGIPVENPTYVKIGDVSEGMPAQEAGLQKGDIIVSINGEKIGADYQKMIDLTSESKGKEMKWMLQRGDETLNVTLVPRSMEGQEGGKIGITPELPTRKAGVGETLTGSGKAMVDTTEAIFLGFKQLINKFNMDDIGGPVRTFEVTGQIAQQGIQYLTYWAAILSLYLGIFNLLPIPALDGSRLAFLGVEALRGKPVDPSREGMVHFVGFALLFLLMIAVTYNDILRLISG; encoded by the coding sequence TTGGAAATGGTTCAAGTCGTTTTATTAACGGTGCTCATGTTTTTTGTCCTGGTGACTGTACATGAATGGGGTCACTATTATTTTGCCAAACGCGCCGGTATTCTCGTGAGGGAATTTGCTATCGGTTTCGGTCCGAAACTGTTTTCTTATAAACGGAATGAGACACAGTTCACTTTGCGTTTACTGCCTTTTGGCGGTTATGCTCGGATGGCTGGTGAAGATCCGGAAATTATTGAAATTGGCTCAGGACAGACCATTGCAGTAAGACTCGGTCAGGATAACAAAGTGAAAAATATTTATCTGGACGCACTGGATACACGTAAAAATGTAATCCGTGGTGAGGCTTTGCATACTGATCTTGAAAATGATCTGCAAATCCGCTTGGATGTGGATGGCGAAGTTACTACTTATGACGTTCATCCTCAAGCGATGATGATTAAAGGAACGCAACAGACTCAAATTGCGCCTAAAGATCGCCAATTCGGTAGTAAAACAGTGGGTCAGCGTGCATTGGCTATTGTTGCGGGTCCTGTGATGAACTTCCTGTTAGCCTTTGTTCTGTTTGCCATCCATTTGCAAATGGTTGGAATTCCGGTGGAGAATCCTACTTATGTTAAGATCGGTGATGTCTCTGAAGGAATGCCTGCACAAGAGGCGGGATTGCAGAAGGGTGACATTATTGTCTCCATCAACGGTGAGAAGATTGGTGCCGATTACCAAAAAATGATTGACTTAACCTCGGAGTCCAAAGGGAAAGAAATGAAATGGATGCTGCAACGTGGTGATGAGACCCTTAATGTGACTCTCGTTCCTCGTAGCATGGAGGGACAAGAAGGCGGTAAAATCGGGATTACACCTGAGCTTCCTACCCGCAAAGCAGGGGTTGGAGAGACGTTGACAGGTTCAGGTAAAGCTATGGTCGATACGACGGAAGCTATCTTTCTGGGCTTTAAGCAATTGATCAATAAATTCAATATGGATGATATTGGAGGTCCGGTTCGTACCTTTGAAGTAACCGGTCAAATTGCCCAACAAGGCATTCAGTATCTTACCTATTGGGCTGCTATCCTAAGCTTGTATCTGGGGATTTTCAACCTATTACCGATTCCGGCACTCGATGGAAGCCGTCTGGCGTTCCTAGGTGTGGAGGCATTACGCGGTAAACCTGTAGATCCGAGTCGTGAAGGTATGGTTCACTTTGTCGGATTTGCACTGTTATTTTTATTAATGATTGCTGTTACGTATAATGATATTTTACGTTTGATCAGCGGCTAA